Proteins from one Pseudomonas bijieensis genomic window:
- the livH gene encoding high-affinity branched-chain amino acid ABC transporter permease LivH, with protein sequence MPEIYHFFQQLVNGLTIGSTYALIAIGYTMVYGIIGMINFAHGEVYMIGSYVAFIALAGLAMMGIDSLPLLMTAAFVASIIVTSAYGYSIERVAYRPLRSSNRLIPLISAIGMSIFLQNTVLLSQDSKDKSIPNLIPGSFSFGPGGAEEVLVSYMQILVFIVTLVAMLGLTLFISRSRLGRACRACAEDIKMANLLGINTNNIIALTFVIGAALAAVAAVLLSMQYGVINPNAGFLVGLKAFTAAVLGGIGSIPGAMLGGLVLGVAEAFGADIFGDQYKDVVAFGLLVLVLLFRPTGILGRPEVEKV encoded by the coding sequence ATGCCTGAGATCTATCATTTTTTCCAACAGCTGGTTAATGGCCTGACCATTGGCAGCACCTATGCCTTGATAGCCATTGGCTACACAATGGTCTACGGCATCATTGGAATGATTAACTTCGCCCATGGCGAGGTCTACATGATCGGTTCCTACGTGGCTTTCATCGCCCTTGCCGGGCTGGCCATGATGGGTATCGATTCACTGCCGCTGTTAATGACCGCCGCGTTCGTGGCGTCGATCATCGTAACCAGTGCCTATGGCTACAGTATCGAGCGCGTTGCCTACCGCCCCTTGCGTAGCAGCAACCGATTGATCCCGCTGATCTCCGCCATCGGCATGTCGATCTTCCTGCAGAACACCGTATTGCTGTCCCAGGACTCCAAGGACAAGTCGATTCCCAACCTGATCCCGGGGAGCTTCTCCTTCGGCCCGGGCGGCGCCGAAGAAGTACTGGTTTCCTACATGCAGATCCTGGTGTTCATCGTGACCCTGGTCGCCATGCTCGGGCTGACGCTGTTCATCTCCCGATCCCGCCTTGGCCGCGCCTGCCGCGCCTGCGCCGAGGACATCAAGATGGCCAACCTGCTGGGCATCAACACCAATAACATCATCGCCCTCACCTTCGTCATCGGTGCCGCGCTGGCGGCTGTCGCCGCGGTGCTGCTGAGCATGCAGTACGGCGTGATCAACCCCAACGCCGGTTTCCTGGTGGGCCTGAAGGCCTTTACCGCAGCGGTACTGGGTGGCATCGGCAGCATTCCGGGCGCGATGCTCGGCGGGCTGGTGCTTGGGGTGGCCGAAGCGTTCGGTGCCGATATCTTTGGCGACCAGTACAAGGACGTCGTGGCGTTCGGTCTCCTGGTCCTGGTCCTGTTGTTCCGGCCGACCGGCATCCTGGGCCGTCCGGAGGTTGAGAAAGTATGA
- a CDS encoding DUF2063 domain-containing protein, protein MSRQSEFAAALLDPRQACPPGLISANGADSESRFAVYRNNVLSSLINALADNYPVVTQLVGEEFFRGMAGVYVQSAAPRSPIMSEYGADFSGFIERFEPAAGVPYLADVARLERLQIEAGHAADAQPMSAERVVELLSCPTLAAHLKIAFHPSLRLLKSPFAVVTIWAAHQQKPLVAFEPRAAQNALVLRNGLDVEVLAISHGAHAFITSLQQGLPLTAAIERYTDLDLEHLLGRLIRHQAITGLLSEQVTQ, encoded by the coding sequence ATGAGCCGCCAGAGCGAATTTGCCGCGGCCCTGCTCGATCCGCGCCAGGCCTGTCCGCCGGGCCTGATCAGCGCCAATGGCGCCGATTCCGAGAGCCGCTTCGCGGTGTACCGCAACAACGTGCTCAGCTCATTGATCAACGCCCTGGCCGACAACTATCCAGTGGTGACACAACTGGTGGGCGAGGAATTCTTCCGTGGCATGGCCGGTGTCTATGTCCAGTCGGCGGCACCACGGAGCCCGATCATGAGCGAATACGGTGCCGATTTTTCCGGTTTCATCGAACGCTTCGAACCCGCCGCCGGCGTGCCCTATCTCGCGGACGTGGCTCGCCTGGAACGGCTGCAAATCGAGGCCGGGCATGCAGCCGACGCCCAGCCCATGAGCGCGGAACGAGTCGTGGAATTACTGTCCTGCCCCACCCTCGCAGCGCATCTGAAGATCGCCTTCCACCCATCGCTGCGCCTGCTGAAATCACCTTTCGCCGTGGTCACGATCTGGGCTGCCCATCAACAAAAGCCTCTCGTAGCGTTCGAGCCGCGCGCCGCACAAAACGCCCTGGTACTGCGCAATGGCCTCGACGTGGAAGTGCTCGCGATCAGCCATGGTGCCCATGCCTTCATCACCTCCCTGCAGCAAGGCCTACCCCTGACAGCGGCAATCGAGCGCTACACCGACCTCGACCTGGAGCACCTCCTGGGGAGGCTCATCCGCCACCAGGCCATCACTGGCCTCCTATCTGAACAGGTAACCCAATGA
- a CDS encoding ABC transporter ATP-binding protein — MLQFENVSTFYGKIQALHSVNVEVRQGEIVTLIGANGAGKSTLLMTLCGSPQAHSGSIRYMGEELVGQDSSHIMRKSIAVVPEGRRVFARLTVEENLAMGGFFTDKGDYQEQMDKVLHLFPRLKERFTQRGGTMSGGEQQMLAIGRALMSKPKLLLLDEPSLGLAPIIIQQIFDIIEQLRKDGVTVFLVEQNANQALKIADRAYVLENGRVVMQGTGEALLIDPKVREAYLGG; from the coding sequence ATGCTGCAGTTCGAAAACGTTTCCACCTTCTATGGCAAGATCCAGGCCCTGCACAGCGTCAACGTGGAGGTCCGCCAGGGCGAAATCGTGACGCTGATCGGAGCCAACGGCGCCGGCAAGTCCACCCTGCTGATGACGCTCTGCGGTTCGCCCCAGGCCCACAGCGGCAGCATCCGCTACATGGGTGAGGAACTGGTGGGCCAGGACTCGTCACACATCATGCGCAAGAGCATCGCGGTGGTGCCGGAAGGCCGTCGGGTCTTTGCCCGCCTGACCGTGGAAGAAAACCTCGCCATGGGCGGGTTCTTCACCGACAAGGGCGACTATCAGGAGCAAATGGACAAGGTGCTGCACCTTTTCCCCCGCCTGAAAGAACGCTTTACCCAGCGCGGCGGCACCATGTCCGGCGGCGAACAGCAAATGCTCGCCATCGGCCGCGCACTGATGAGCAAGCCCAAGCTGCTGCTGCTCGACGAGCCTTCGTTGGGCCTGGCGCCGATCATCATCCAGCAGATCTTCGACATCATCGAACAACTGCGCAAGGATGGCGTGACGGTGTTCCTGGTGGAGCAGAACGCCAACCAGGCGCTGAAAATCGCCGACCGGGCGTACGTGCTGGAGAACGGTCGCGTGGTGATGCAAGGCACCGGTGAAGCGCTGCTGATCGACCCGAAAGTGCGCGAGGCGTACTTGGGCGGTTGA
- a CDS encoding helix-turn-helix domain-containing protein, with product MKKPDLPSIPVFKLYGESQEWPTPDLLHCETISKRSREHQWEIKPHRHADLCQLLFVFKGQAELEIEGRRTLLTEPAVQILPPLSVHGFRFSEDVEGYVVTLAAPLVTHLQAQLGHSINVLAEAESYPALENAEYLNSLFSALQNEYVGHQPAREMLMHALVSVIMVWVSRQVMQRHTQAQRPQRAREYLNGFIQLVEETYREHVKVEDLAHRLGISVSHLNGTCRELAGQPALQIMHERQLLEAKRLLTYTGMTIYEISEMLGFSDPTNFTRLFRRRVGISPKAFRDRLKTDQQDD from the coding sequence ATGAAAAAACCTGACCTGCCTTCGATCCCGGTGTTCAAGCTCTACGGTGAAAGCCAGGAATGGCCGACGCCGGACCTGTTGCATTGCGAAACCATCTCCAAGCGCAGCCGCGAGCATCAATGGGAAATCAAACCCCATCGGCATGCGGATCTGTGCCAGTTGCTGTTTGTCTTCAAGGGCCAGGCGGAACTGGAAATCGAAGGCCGGCGCACGCTACTCACCGAACCGGCGGTGCAGATCCTGCCGCCGTTGTCGGTCCATGGCTTTCGTTTTTCCGAGGATGTGGAAGGTTACGTGGTGACCCTGGCTGCACCGCTGGTCACGCACCTGCAAGCGCAACTGGGGCATTCGATCAATGTCCTGGCCGAGGCCGAAAGCTACCCCGCCCTTGAGAATGCCGAGTACCTCAATAGCCTGTTCAGCGCCTTGCAGAATGAGTACGTGGGGCATCAACCGGCCCGGGAAATGCTGATGCATGCACTGGTCAGCGTGATCATGGTCTGGGTCAGCCGCCAGGTGATGCAGCGCCACACCCAGGCCCAGCGCCCGCAACGGGCCCGGGAATACCTCAACGGGTTCATTCAGTTGGTGGAAGAAACCTATCGCGAGCACGTCAAGGTCGAAGACCTGGCCCATCGCCTGGGCATTTCCGTGTCGCACCTCAATGGCACCTGTCGGGAATTGGCGGGGCAACCGGCGTTGCAGATCATGCACGAGCGTCAGTTGCTGGAAGCCAAGCGGCTGCTGACCTACACCGGCATGACCATCTACGAGATTTCCGAAATGCTCGGGTTTTCCGACCCGACCAACTTCACCCGGCTATTCCGCCGGCGCGTCGGCATCTCGCCCAAGGCGTTCCGGGACCGGCTCAAGACCGATCAACAGGACGACTGA
- the livG gene encoding high-affinity branched-chain amino acid ABC transporter ATP-binding protein LivG yields MSREILKVENLSMRFGGLLAVNGVALTVKEKQVVALIGPNGAGKTTVFNCLTGFYQPTGGTIVLDGEPIQGLPGHQIARKGVVRTFQNVRLFKDMTAVENLLIAQHRHLNTNFFAGLFKTPAFRKSEREAMEYAEYWLEKVNLKEFANRTAGTLAYGQQRRLEIARCMMTRPRILMLDEPAAGLNPKETEDLKALIGVLREEHNVTVLLIEHDMKLVMSISDHIVVINQGTPLANGSPEQIRDNPEVIKAYLGEA; encoded by the coding sequence ATGAGCCGCGAGATCCTCAAAGTCGAAAACTTGAGCATGCGCTTCGGCGGCTTGCTGGCGGTCAACGGCGTGGCCCTGACCGTGAAAGAGAAACAAGTGGTTGCGCTGATCGGACCGAACGGCGCGGGCAAGACCACCGTGTTCAACTGCCTGACCGGCTTCTACCAGCCCACCGGCGGCACCATCGTGCTGGACGGCGAGCCGATCCAGGGCCTGCCCGGCCATCAGATCGCCCGCAAGGGTGTAGTGCGCACCTTTCAGAACGTGCGGCTGTTCAAGGACATGACGGCGGTCGAGAACCTGTTGATCGCCCAGCATCGTCACCTGAACACCAACTTCTTTGCCGGCCTGTTCAAGACCCCGGCGTTCCGCAAAAGCGAACGCGAGGCCATGGAGTACGCCGAGTACTGGCTGGAGAAGGTCAACCTCAAGGAGTTCGCCAACCGTACCGCCGGGACCCTGGCCTACGGTCAGCAACGGCGCCTGGAAATTGCCCGCTGCATGATGACCCGTCCGCGGATCCTCATGCTCGACGAGCCGGCCGCCGGCCTGAACCCCAAGGAAACCGAAGACCTCAAAGCCCTGATCGGCGTGTTGCGTGAAGAGCACAATGTCACCGTGCTGCTGATCGAGCACGACATGAAGCTGGTCATGAGCATTTCCGACCACATCGTCGTGATCAACCAGGGCACGCCCCTGGCCAACGGCTCGCCGGAACAGATCCGCGACAATCCTGAAGTGATCAAAGCCTACCTGGGGGAAGCGTAA
- a CDS encoding branched-chain amino acid ABC transporter substrate-binding protein, whose protein sequence is MTKATKQISKLFAAMVLAGVASHSFAADTITIGIAGPKTGPVTQYGDMQFIGAKQAIKDINAKGGVDGKMLEVKEYDDACDPKQAVAVANKVVNDGVKFVVGHLCSSSTQPASDIYEDEGVIMITPAATSPDITTRGYKMIFRTIGLDSAQGPAAGNYIADHVKPKVVAVLHDKQQYGEGIASAVKKTLEAKGVKVAVFEGLNAGDKDFSSIIQRLKQNNVDFVYYGGYHPELGLILRQSKEKGLKAKFMGPEGVGNDSISQIAQDASEGLLVTLPKSFDADPANKAVVDAIKADGKDPSGPFVFPAYSAVQLIAEGIKAAKSEDTAKVAEAIHKGTFKTPTGDLSFDAKGDLKDFQFVVYEWHFNKPKTEVSPQ, encoded by the coding sequence ATGACTAAGGCTACTAAGCAGATTTCCAAACTGTTTGCCGCTATGGTTCTGGCCGGGGTTGCCAGCCATTCGTTCGCCGCCGACACCATCACCATCGGCATTGCCGGTCCGAAAACCGGTCCGGTCACCCAGTACGGCGACATGCAATTCATTGGCGCGAAACAAGCCATCAAGGACATCAACGCCAAGGGCGGCGTCGACGGCAAGATGCTCGAAGTCAAGGAATACGATGACGCTTGCGATCCTAAACAGGCCGTTGCCGTGGCCAACAAAGTGGTCAACGATGGCGTCAAGTTCGTCGTCGGCCACCTGTGCTCCAGCTCCACCCAGCCAGCTTCGGACATCTATGAAGACGAAGGCGTGATCATGATCACTCCGGCAGCCACCAGCCCGGACATCACCACTCGTGGCTACAAGATGATTTTCCGCACCATCGGCCTGGACAGCGCCCAGGGCCCTGCCGCCGGCAACTACATCGCCGACCACGTCAAGCCGAAAGTCGTCGCTGTACTGCACGACAAACAGCAGTACGGTGAAGGCATCGCTAGCGCCGTGAAGAAAACCCTCGAGGCCAAAGGCGTCAAAGTAGCCGTATTCGAAGGCCTGAACGCTGGCGACAAGGACTTCTCCTCGATCATCCAGCGCCTCAAGCAAAACAACGTCGACTTCGTCTACTACGGCGGCTACCACCCTGAACTGGGTCTGATCCTGCGTCAGTCCAAGGAAAAAGGCCTGAAAGCCAAGTTCATGGGCCCGGAAGGTGTCGGCAACGACTCCATCTCGCAAATCGCCCAGGACGCCTCCGAAGGCCTGCTGGTCACCCTGCCGAAGTCCTTCGATGCCGATCCGGCGAACAAGGCCGTCGTCGACGCCATCAAGGCCGACGGCAAGGATCCGAGCGGTCCGTTCGTGTTCCCGGCCTACTCCGCGGTCCAACTGATCGCCGAAGGCATCAAGGCCGCCAAGAGCGAAGACACTGCCAAGGTCGCCGAGGCCATCCACAAAGGCACCTTCAAGACCCCGACCGGCGACCTGTCGTTCGACGCGAAGGGCGACCTGAAGGACTTCCAGTTCGTGGTCTACGAATGGCACTTCAACAAACCGAAGACTGAAGTCTCCCCTCAGTAA
- a CDS encoding high-affinity branched-chain amino acid ABC transporter permease LivM, translated as MNKYLKQALFSAALVWAVAFPVLGLKLSIVGVNLEVHGTGPLTLSVIALCSVLMFLRVLFSQQVGTLLRSNRGPLVSPKVSQFLSLPRTQRQIIIALIVVALVWPFFGSRGAVDIATLILIYVLLGLGLNIVVGLAGLLDLGYVGFYAVGAYSYALLSHYFGLSFWICLPIAGMMAATFGFLLGFPVLRLRGDYLAIVTLGFGEIIRLFLRNLTDLTGGPNGISNIPKPTFFGLSFDRTAAEGMQTFHQFFGLTYNPVSKVVFLYLVALLLALAALFVINRLLRMPIGRAWEALREDEIACRALGLNPTVIKLSAFTLGAAFAGFAGSFFAARQGLVTPESFTFIESAIILAIVVLGGMGSQLGVILAAIVMILLPEMMREFSEYRMLMFGALMVLMMIWRPQGLLPMQRPHMELRK; from the coding sequence ATGAACAAATATCTTAAACAGGCGCTGTTCAGCGCCGCGCTGGTCTGGGCCGTGGCCTTCCCTGTGCTGGGCCTCAAGCTGAGCATCGTCGGGGTCAACCTTGAAGTGCATGGCACCGGTCCCCTGACATTGAGCGTGATTGCCCTGTGCTCGGTGCTGATGTTCCTGCGGGTGCTGTTCAGCCAACAGGTCGGCACGCTGTTGCGCTCCAACCGCGGCCCGCTGGTTTCGCCCAAGGTCAGCCAGTTCCTGTCCCTGCCTCGCACCCAGCGCCAGATCATCATCGCGTTGATCGTGGTTGCGCTGGTCTGGCCGTTCTTCGGCTCCCGCGGCGCGGTGGACATCGCCACGCTGATCCTGATCTATGTCCTGCTGGGACTGGGCCTGAACATCGTGGTCGGCCTGGCCGGCCTGCTCGACCTGGGTTATGTGGGCTTCTACGCCGTCGGTGCCTACAGCTATGCGCTGCTGTCCCATTACTTTGGCCTGAGCTTCTGGATCTGCCTGCCCATCGCCGGGATGATGGCGGCCACCTTCGGCTTCCTGCTGGGCTTCCCGGTGCTGCGGCTGCGGGGCGACTACCTGGCCATCGTGACCCTGGGCTTCGGCGAGATCATCCGGTTGTTCCTGCGTAACCTCACCGACCTCACCGGCGGCCCCAACGGCATCAGCAACATTCCCAAGCCGACGTTCTTCGGGCTGAGCTTCGACCGCACCGCGGCCGAGGGCATGCAGACCTTCCACCAGTTCTTCGGGCTGACCTACAACCCCGTCAGCAAGGTGGTGTTCCTCTACCTGGTCGCGCTGTTGCTGGCCCTGGCCGCGCTGTTCGTCATCAACCGCCTGTTGCGCATGCCAATCGGCCGTGCATGGGAAGCGTTGCGTGAAGACGAAATCGCCTGCCGTGCCCTGGGTCTCAACCCAACCGTGATCAAGCTGTCGGCCTTCACCCTCGGTGCCGCCTTCGCTGGTTTTGCCGGTAGCTTCTTCGCCGCCCGCCAGGGCCTGGTGACGCCGGAATCCTTCACCTTCATCGAATCGGCGATCATCCTCGCCATCGTGGTACTGGGTGGGATGGGCTCGCAGCTGGGCGTGATCCTGGCAGCCATCGTGATGATCCTGCTGCCCGAAATGATGCGTGAATTCAGTGAATACCGCATGTTGATGTTCGGCGCCTTGATGGTGCTGATGATGATTTGGCGTCCTCAAGGTCTGCTGCCTATGCAACGCCCCCACATGGAGCTGCGCAAATGA
- a CDS encoding spinster family MFS transporter, producing the protein MQNSTQAANAWRILFLLFLANLFNFFDRTIPAIIIEPIRMEWSLSDFQIGIIGTAFTIVYAIAGLPLGRMADTGSRSKLMGWGLAAWSGLTAVNGLVGSFWAFLVVRMGVGIGEASYAPAANSLIGDLFPAHRRARAMGIFMLGLPLGLLLAFFTIGAMVKAFDSWRAPFFIAAVPGLVLAVFMFFIKEPKRGAAETVQVSQEKIDRPVRRVLAIPTFLWLVLAGLCFNFATYACNSFLVPMLQRYFLMPLHEAAVATGIMVGVTGLFGLTLGGWVADKIHQRVPNGRLLFAAFSLAISTVTTAWALHAGRIEIGVFVAVFSVGWLFAYNFYTCVYTAIQDVVEPRLRATAMALYFAGLYLLGGGLGPVVVGGLSDYFARTAMATAGVDQMTEAFKAIGLHDAMYLIPVALLLTMVFLFLASRCFVRDAKRMKDGMSAEVMPEGVAATA; encoded by the coding sequence ATGCAGAACTCGACCCAAGCGGCGAATGCCTGGCGCATTCTGTTCCTGCTGTTCCTGGCCAACCTGTTCAACTTCTTCGACCGCACCATCCCTGCGATCATCATCGAGCCGATCCGTATGGAGTGGAGCCTCAGCGATTTCCAGATCGGCATCATCGGCACCGCCTTCACCATCGTTTATGCCATTGCGGGATTGCCGCTGGGGCGCATGGCCGATACCGGTTCGCGCAGCAAGTTGATGGGCTGGGGCCTGGCGGCCTGGAGCGGACTGACCGCGGTGAACGGCCTGGTGGGCAGTTTCTGGGCGTTCCTGGTGGTGCGCATGGGCGTCGGCATCGGCGAGGCCAGCTACGCGCCAGCCGCCAACTCACTGATTGGTGATCTGTTCCCGGCCCACCGCCGGGCGCGGGCCATGGGCATCTTCATGCTGGGGCTGCCGCTGGGCCTGCTGTTGGCGTTTTTCACCATTGGCGCGATGGTCAAGGCGTTCGACAGCTGGCGTGCGCCGTTCTTCATTGCGGCGGTGCCGGGGCTGGTGCTGGCGGTGTTCATGTTTTTCATCAAGGAACCCAAGCGCGGCGCGGCGGAAACCGTGCAGGTGTCCCAGGAAAAGATCGACAGGCCGGTTCGCCGGGTACTGGCGATTCCCACTTTCCTATGGCTGGTGCTGGCCGGGCTGTGCTTCAACTTCGCCACCTATGCTTGCAACTCGTTCCTGGTGCCGATGCTGCAACGTTATTTCCTGATGCCGCTGCACGAGGCGGCCGTGGCCACCGGGATCATGGTGGGTGTGACGGGGCTGTTCGGGCTCACCCTGGGTGGCTGGGTCGCGGACAAGATCCACCAGCGCGTGCCCAACGGCCGGCTGCTGTTCGCAGCGTTCAGCCTGGCGATCTCGACGGTCACCACGGCGTGGGCCCTGCATGCCGGGCGCATTGAAATCGGCGTGTTCGTGGCGGTGTTCAGCGTCGGTTGGCTGTTTGCCTATAACTTCTACACCTGCGTCTACACTGCGATCCAGGACGTGGTGGAACCGCGCCTGCGCGCCACGGCGATGGCGTTGTACTTTGCCGGGCTGTATTTGCTCGGTGGCGGTTTGGGGCCGGTGGTGGTGGGCGGCTTGTCCGACTACTTCGCCCGCACGGCCATGGCAACCGCGGGTGTCGACCAGATGACCGAAGCGTTCAAGGCCATCGGCCTGCACGACGCGATGTACCTGATCCCGGTGGCGCTGCTCCTGACCATGGTGTTCCTGTTCCTGGCGTCACGCTGCTTCGTGCGCGATGCCAAGCGGATGAAGGACGGGATGAGCGCGGAGGTGATGCCGGAGGGTGTCGCGGCGACGGCCTGA
- a CDS encoding DUF2282 domain-containing protein codes for MTASTRTLSATALILALGSALSMTAVSSAHAADDNMEKCFGVALKGMNNCAAGAGTTCAGTAKMDYQGNAWKSVPKGTCTTLESKTSPTGFGQLQAFKAKS; via the coding sequence ATGACTGCTTCGACTCGCACCCTGTCCGCCACCGCCCTGATCCTGGCCCTGGGTTCTGCCCTGAGCATGACGGCCGTCTCGTCCGCCCACGCAGCCGACGACAACATGGAAAAATGCTTCGGCGTCGCCCTCAAAGGCATGAACAACTGCGCCGCCGGTGCCGGCACCACCTGCGCCGGCACCGCGAAAATGGACTATCAAGGCAACGCGTGGAAATCGGTCCCTAAAGGCACTTGCACCACCCTTGAAAGCAAGACCTCCCCCACCGGCTTCGGCCAACTCCAAGCGTTCAAAGCCAAGTCCTGA
- a CDS encoding DUF2288 domain-containing protein, producing MNQEPSTLYAKLLGETASITWKELEPFFAKGALLWVDPALDLIAAAEAVAQDEGTKVAAWLAADQLAKLSETRALDFLERDPQLWAVVVSPWIMIQERASN from the coding sequence ATGAATCAAGAACCTAGCACCCTCTATGCCAAGCTGCTTGGTGAAACCGCATCCATCACCTGGAAAGAGCTGGAGCCGTTCTTTGCCAAGGGTGCCCTATTGTGGGTCGATCCGGCACTGGATTTGATCGCCGCCGCCGAAGCCGTTGCCCAGGACGAAGGTACCAAAGTCGCTGCCTGGCTGGCCGCCGACCAGCTCGCCAAGCTGTCTGAAACGCGGGCGCTGGATTTTCTGGAGCGTGATCCGCAGCTTTGGGCGGTGGTGGTTTCGCCCTGGATTATGATCCAGGAAAGGGCGTCGAACTGA
- a CDS encoding DUF692 domain-containing protein yields the protein MSTALFLATDTRLPPRAGLGLKAEHFHEVLQTQPDLGFFEVHAENYMVAGGPFHHYLGRIREQYPLSLHGVGLSIGGEGPLDVTHLRRLATLIERYQPQSFSEHLAWSSHGPVFLNDLLPLAYDQASLDRVCEHVDQVQSSLKCRLLLENPATYLTFEESTLDEPHFIGEVIRRTGCGLLLDVNNVYVSCINHSRDPQVYLDALPLQATGEIHLAGFAEDADSLGERLLIDDHGAPIANEVWQLYRKALARTGPVATLIERDNHVPAFEVLLAEARQAERLLSAAGARP from the coding sequence ATGTCCACTGCGCTTTTCCTCGCCACTGATACCCGATTGCCGCCAAGGGCGGGTCTGGGGCTCAAGGCCGAGCATTTCCATGAAGTACTCCAGACCCAACCGGATCTGGGCTTCTTCGAAGTGCATGCGGAAAACTACATGGTGGCTGGTGGGCCGTTTCATCACTACCTGGGGCGGATACGCGAACAGTACCCGCTGTCGCTGCACGGCGTCGGCCTGTCGATCGGTGGCGAAGGGCCGCTGGATGTCACGCATTTACGGCGCCTGGCCACACTGATCGAACGCTATCAGCCCCAGTCCTTTTCCGAACACCTGGCCTGGTCCAGCCATGGCCCGGTGTTCCTCAATGACCTGCTGCCCCTGGCCTACGACCAGGCGAGCCTCGACCGTGTCTGCGAACACGTCGATCAGGTGCAGTCCAGCCTCAAATGCCGGCTGTTGCTGGAAAACCCGGCCACTTATCTGACGTTCGAGGAATCGACCCTCGACGAACCTCACTTCATTGGCGAAGTCATTCGTCGCACCGGCTGCGGCCTGCTATTGGATGTGAACAACGTCTACGTTTCGTGCATCAACCACAGCCGCGATCCACAGGTCTACCTCGACGCCCTGCCCTTGCAAGCCACCGGCGAGATTCATCTGGCCGGGTTTGCCGAAGACGCCGACAGCCTTGGCGAGCGCCTGCTGATAGACGATCACGGGGCGCCCATCGCCAACGAAGTCTGGCAGCTGTATCGCAAGGCACTGGCGCGAACCGGGCCGGTAGCCACCCTGATCGAGCGAGACAACCACGTCCCTGCATTCGAGGTGCTGCTGGCCGAAGCGCGCCAGGCCGAGCGACTGCTAAGCGCCGCCGGAGCCCGGCCATGA
- the pobA gene encoding 4-hydroxybenzoate 3-monooxygenase — translation MKTLKTQVAIIGAGPSGLLLGQLLHNAGIDTVILERQTPEYVLSRIRAGVLEQGMVELLRQAGVGQRMDAEGLPHDGFELVLNDRRVHIDLKGLTGGKNVMVYGQTEVTRDLMAAREAAGARTLYLASNAQPHDMQTEQPFVTFEHEGQSWRLDCDYIAGCDGFHGVARQSIPAEKLKVFERVYPFGWLGVLADTPPVHEELVYARHTRGFALCSMRSKTRTRYYLQVPAEEQVADWPDERFWQELKNRLPFDLAEALVTGPSIEKSIAPLRSFVVEPMQYGRMFLVGDAAHIVPPTGAKGLNLAASDVSTLFNILLKVYRDGRVDLLEKYSAICLRRVWKAERFSWWMTSMLHRFDDDAFNQRISEAELEYFVDSEAGRKTIAENYVGLPYEAIE, via the coding sequence ATGAAAACCCTCAAGACCCAAGTCGCTATTATCGGCGCCGGCCCCTCTGGCCTGCTGCTCGGCCAGTTGCTGCACAACGCCGGGATCGACACTGTCATCCTCGAACGCCAAACCCCGGAATACGTACTGAGCCGCATCCGCGCCGGTGTGCTGGAGCAAGGCATGGTCGAGCTGCTGCGCCAGGCCGGCGTTGGCCAACGCATGGACGCCGAAGGCCTGCCCCATGACGGCTTTGAACTGGTGCTCAACGATCGGCGGGTACACATCGACCTCAAGGGCCTGACCGGTGGCAAAAACGTCATGGTCTACGGCCAGACCGAAGTCACCCGAGACTTGATGGCCGCCCGCGAAGCCGCCGGCGCCCGGACCCTGTACCTGGCCAGCAACGCCCAGCCCCACGACATGCAAACCGAACAGCCCTTCGTGACCTTTGAGCATGAAGGGCAATCCTGGCGCCTGGACTGCGACTACATTGCCGGTTGCGACGGTTTCCACGGCGTGGCGCGACAGTCCATTCCCGCGGAAAAACTCAAGGTCTTCGAGCGCGTCTACCCGTTTGGCTGGCTCGGCGTGCTGGCCGACACGCCGCCGGTCCACGAAGAACTGGTCTACGCTCGTCACACCCGCGGTTTTGCCCTGTGCAGCATGCGCTCCAAGACCCGCACCCGTTATTACCTGCAAGTACCCGCCGAGGAGCAAGTGGCCGACTGGCCGGACGAGCGCTTCTGGCAGGAGCTGAAAAACCGCCTGCCCTTTGATCTGGCCGAAGCCCTGGTGACCGGCCCTTCCATCGAGAAAAGCATCGCACCGCTGCGCAGCTTCGTGGTCGAGCCGATGCAATACGGACGCATGTTCCTGGTGGGCGATGCCGCCCATATTGTCCCGCCCACCGGCGCCAAGGGGCTGAACCTGGCGGCCAGCGATGTCAGCACGCTGTTCAACATCCTGCTCAAGGTCTATCGCGACGGGCGGGTGGATTTGCTTGAAAAGTATTCGGCCATCTGCCTGCGCCGCGTCTGGAAAGCCGAACGGTTCTCCTGGTGGATGACCTCGATGCTGCACCGCTTCGACGACGATGCCTTCAACCAGCGCATCAGCGAAGCCGAGCTGGAATATTTCGTCGACTCCGAGGCCGGGCGCAAAACCATCGCGGAAAATTACGTCGGCCTTCCTTACGAGGCTATCGAATAG